The Candidatus Hamiltonella defensa 5AT (Acyrthosiphon pisum) DNA window ATAGCCGCCAGCCCCATCATAATGGCCGCAGCTAAGTACAATAGGTCCATATTTATATTTTCCATCATAGTCTCCAGTTTTGTTTTTGTTGATAAAGCGATAGTAAAAAAATGTATTTTTTGAATCCTGATGTTGTTACAAAAATATAAAATTAGTGCTCTGAAGAAGCCATCGAGAGATAAACAATCGTCAAAACCATAAATATAAAAGCTTGTAATGTAATGATCAGAATATGGAAGATCGCCCAAGGGACACTCAATATCCACTGAAACCACCAGGGCATTAAACCCGCGATCAAGATAAAAATGAGTTCTCCTGCATACATGTTACCGAAGAGCCTTAAGCTCAATGAAATGGGTTTTGAAATCAAGGTGACCATTTCTAAAAGCAAGTTAATAGGAATGAACACCGGGTGATTAAAGGGTCTTAAGGTCAGTTCTTTTATGAAACCGGATACCCCTTTTATTTTGATGCTATAAAACAAAATAAGAATGAATACACCCAAAGCCATTGACAGCGTTGTGCTCACATCAGCAGTCGGAACTGCTCTTAATGAGGGCAATCCTAGCAAATGTTCGCTTAAGTAAGGGAGTAAATCAACAGGGAGTAAATCCATAAAGTTCATTAATAATATCCAGACAAAGACGGTTAACGCTAAAGGCGCTATGACTTTACTTTTTCCGTGGTACATGTCCTGAACGTTTTTATCTATAAAACCGATCACTAATTCCACCATAATTTGTAATTTTCCGGGTGTCCCACTAGATATACTAACGG harbors:
- the atpB gene encoding F0F1 ATP synthase subunit A; this translates as MSGLGESRSSKDYISHHLDHLQLNLLNFKWVDPNSTDPVPFWTINFDSLFFSFTLGLLFLLLFRKVAVSISSGTPGKLQIMVELVIGFIDKNVQDMYHGKSKVIAPLALTVFVWILLMNFMDLLPVDLLPYLSEHLLGLPSLRAVPTADVSTTLSMALGVFILILFYSIKIKGVSGFIKELTLRPFNHPVFIPINLLLEMVTLISKPISLSLRLFGNMYAGELIFILIAGLMPWWFQWILSVPWAIFHILIITLQAFIFMVLTIVYLSMASSEH